The DNA sequence GCACCTTGACGCTCACGAACACGTCCTCGCGCGGTACGTCCGACGTCGCGAGCACCGCGCCCACGGCCTCCTCGGTGCCCGGTGCGGTGTCGATGCCGCGGTGGCCGGTGTCGAGGGCGATGCGGACGGCGCGGCCGGTCTCGGCGGCGCTCAGGCCGGTGACACCGAACAGCAGCTGGGGGATGCGGACTCCGTCGGACAGGGCTAGCGAAGGCGGAACGGCCATCAACCGGTGATCCTCACTTCGGGTGCTGCGCGAGAATCCCCATCATCCCACCCGGGCGGCCCGCTCGCGCAGGTACGCGGCCGTCGCCGGGTCGGCCGGGAAGAACGACTCGATCACGAGCTCGGCCACGGTGACGTCCAGCGGGGTGCCGAACGTGGACACCGTGCTGAAGAACGTCAGATCGGTGCCTTCGTGGCGGAAGACCAGCGGCACGAAGATGTCGCCCGGTCCGGGGACCTCCACTTCGGGCACCGGCTGGTCGCACGGGTACCCGCGCAGCTCGGCCAGCAGGTCGGCGAGGCCGGCGTCCGCGGTCTGGCCGACCTGGCGCCGCAGCCTGCCGAGCAGGTGGGCGCGCCACTCCCCCAGGTTCCGGATGTGGGGCGCCATGCCTTGCGGGTGCAGCGTCGCGCGGAGCACGTTGGTCGTCAGCTCGGGCGCCAGGCCACCGACGAACAGGCCGGTGGCGGCGTTGGCGTCGACGAGGTTCCAGTTCCGGTCCACGACGGCGGCCGGGTACGGCTCGTGCCCGGTGAGCAGCTGCCGCACGGCCTGCCGGACGGCGCTCATCTCGGGATCCCCCAGCGCGCTCTCGGTGTAGGCGGGCGCGAACCCGGCGGCGAGCAGCAGCCGGTTGCGCTCCCGCAGCGGGACGTCGAGGTGCTCCCCGAGCCGCAGCACCATGTCCCGGCTCGGCTTGGACCGCCCGGTCTCCACGAAGCTGAGGTGGCGGGTGGAGATGTCGGCGGAGATCGCCAGCTCCAGCTGGCTGATCCGCCGCCGATCCCGCCATTCCCGCAGCAGCTCACCCACCGGCCGCTGCCGCGCGGCCGCCTGCACCGAAGTCGTCACGGGAGCGACGCTACGACGATCACCGGCGCGCGGCCATTACTTCGGGGGTAATGGCTCGGTGGGCAACCGGCAGGACGGGCGTCGGTGGCACAGCCCGAGACGGCTGGGTCTCTTCCGCGCCGGCGAGCTGCCGCGATCTGATCCGGAACCCACCGGCCGTCGGACCGGAGCCCGCAGGCGGGGCCGTCGCGGCATTACCTCGCGCGTAATCGACGCGCCGCCGCCCGGGCGCCACAGTGGATCTCAGCGACGGACGACGACAACCCGTTGTCCCCCAGCAAAAGGGAGCATCCCATGACCGACGTGCGGACCATTGTGGAGCAGTACATCGCCGTGTGGAACGAGACCGACTCCGGCAAGCGGCGGGCGCTCATCGCCGACGTCTTCACCGACGGCGCCGGCTACACCGACCCGCTCGGCGCCGTCCGGGGGCACGACGGGATCGACCGGTTCGTGGCCGGGGCGCAGGCGCAGTTCGGCGGGCTCACCTTCAGCCTGCCCGCCGAGCCCGACGCCCACCACGACCTCGCGCGGTTCCAGTGGTACCTCGGCACCCCCGGCGCCGAGCCGGTCGCGATCGGGTTCGACGTCGTGGAACTCGAAGACGGCAAGATCGCCGACGTCCACGGCTTCCTCGACAAGATGCCCGGCTGAACGCGCGCACAAGGCGGGCTCCCCCGCGAGGAGGAGCCCGCCTTCGGCTCGGCTCAGCTCTTGAGCGCGCCCCGCCAGCGGACGGTCGGGCGCAGCTTGTCCATGTTCACGCGGTGCTTGTTGGCCCCGACGATGTCGAACATCGACTCGATGAGCGTGTCCGACAGCAGGTGCGGCTCCAGGCCGAGGCCGACGAGGCCGGTGTGCTTCACGTTGTAGTAGTGCTCCGGGGCCTCGGTCCGCGGGTTCTCCAGCTGCTCGATCTGCACCGGGCCGGGGAACCGCTCGGCGACGAGGTCGGCGATCGCGGCGACCGACATGCTCTCGGTCATCTGGTTGAACACGCGGAACTCGCCCGCCTCGGCCGGGTTCTCCACGGCGAGCCGGATGCACTCCACGGTGTCGCGGATGTCGATCAGGCCGCGGGTCTGGGCGCCCTTGCCGTACACCGTCAGCGGCTGTCCCAGCACCGCCTGGATGACGAACCGGTTGAGCACCGTGCCGAACACGGCGTCGTAGTCGAAGCGGGTGGCCAGGCGCGGGTCCAGCGCGGTCTGCGGGGTCCGCTGGCCGTACACGACGCCCTGGTTGAGGTCCGTGGCCCGCAGCCCCCAGGCGCGGCACGTGAACTCGATGTTGTGCGAGTCGTGGACCTTGGTCAGGTGGTAGAACGAACCGGGCCGTTTCGGGAACAGCACGCGGTCCTTGCGGCCGTTGTGCTCGAGGTCGAGCCAGCCTTCTTCGATGTCGACGTTCGGCGTGCCGTATTCGCCCATCGTGCCCAGTTTGACCAAGTGGATCGAGGGGTCGATTTCGGCGATCGCGTACAACAGGTTCAGGTTGCCGACCACATTGTTGTGCTGCGTGTACACGGCGTGTTCGCGGTCGATCATCGAATAGGGCGCGGACCGCTGCTCGGCGTAGTGGACGACGGCGTCGGGCGCGAAGTCGCGGACGGCGTCGAAGAGGAAGTCCGCGTCGAGCAGGTCACCTTCGTAGCTGGTGATGCGCCGTCCGGACACCTCCTCCCACGCGGCGATCCGGTCCGTGAGCGACTCGATGGGGACCAGGCTTTCGACGCCGAGCTCGACGTCGTAGCCGCGGCGGGCCATATTGTCGAGAACGGCCACCTCGTGGCCTTTGTCCGATAAGTGCAACGCGGTGGGCCAGCCCAGATAACCGTCACCGCCGAGAACCAGCACTCGCATTGTGCCGCCTTTCCTGCTCGTTTACGCGGCAAGCATGCTGATTCCACTCAGTAGCAGAGGCTTGCAAGAACCCGACGCTATCGATCACGTGCTGATGAGCACCTGGCAATGAGCTGTGAATCTCCTATGCATAGGGGGGTCGGACGGCGGCGCGCGCGACCCGCGGGGAGGATGGGGGCATGACGACCGTAACCGGCGATGTGCGCCAGCGCACAGCGGAGACACCGACGCGACGCCGGGGCTGGGCCCGGCTGGGCCGCGCCGCGGTGACCTCCGTCGCCGCCACGGTCCTCAGCCAGGTCGTCCTGCTCGCCGTGCTCGCCGGCGGCGGCGTCCCGGTGCTGGCCAGCACCCTCGCCTGGGCCGCCGGCGCGGTGCTGAACTTCGTGGTCACCCGCCGCTGGGTGTGGGGCCGCACCGGTCGCCCCCGCGTCCGCCGCGAGCTGCTCCCCTACCTCGCGGTGATCGGCCTCGGCGGCCTCGCCTCGGTGGGCCTGACGACCCTGGCGGGCTCACTGCTGACCCCGCTGAACCTGCCCCACGTGTGGTGGGTCGTGCTGGTCGACGGCGCGTACGTGGCCAGCTACGCGCTGGTGTTCGTCGTCAAGTTCACCCTGCTCGACAGGCTGGTGTTCGGCCGCGACGCGGCGCGCGCCCCGGCCCCCACGTCAGCGCCGTGACCAGCGGCTACGCGCTCGTCTTCACCCCGCGCGACGTCCGGCCGCGGCGCAGGACGTAGCCCCGCCACCAGGTCCCCGTCATAACCCTCGCGTAGTTGGCGCCGTAGACGAGGCTGCCGCCCTTCTTGCTCTTGCCCGCCTTGCGCAGCCGCATGCTCATCGGCAGTTCGACCACCCGGGAACCGCGCGCGGTGATGCCGAGCATCAGCTCCGACGACTGGTACTGCGGCTCGTGGAGCGGGACCGAGCACGCCAGCTCGGCGCGCATCGCCCGGAAGCCGAACGACGTGTCCGTGATCCGGCGCCGGGTCAGCACCGACGCCAGCACCGCGAACACCCGGACGCCGAGCCAGCGCACGCGGCTGTCGGCCTCCTCGTGGCCCAGCCGGCGGGAGCCGGTGACGAAGTCCGCCGTGCCGTCGACGACCGGGCCGACCAGGGCCTCGAGCTCGCTGTTGTCGTACTGGCCGTCCGCGTCGGTGGTCACGATGTACTCGGCGCCGGACTCCGCCGCGAGGTGGTAACCGAGGCGCAGCGCGGCACCCTGGCCGCGGTTGCGCGGCGCGACGCAGACGTACGCGCCGTGGTCCTCGGCGATGGCCGCCGTGTCGTCGGTGCCGCCGTCGACGACGACGAGCACGTCCACCGGCAGGCCCAGGCACTCGTCCGGCATCTTCTCGAGCACGCCGCCGATGCCGCCGGCTTCGTTGTAGGCGGCGATGACCACGACCAGCGACGACATCCGCAGGTCGGGGTGGCGGCCGCGGAAGTCGTCGAGCGCGCCCGTGTCGACGTCGTCGGGGAAGGCGCCCAGGCGTTTCCGGCTGGCCGAGGTGAGCGTCGTGAAGCCGAGCGCGCCCGCGACGGGCAGCAGCACGAGTGCCGGGATCTGGTAGCGCCAGGAGAACAGGAACACCGCCGAGGCGAACAGCAGGATCAGCCCGCTCGACGCCGCCAGCAGCGCGCCCGCGCGGGCCGCGTCGAGGGGCCGCTTGCGCCGGAACACCGTCAGCAGCCCCAAGAGCGCGCCGATGCCGAACACCGCGCCCGGGACGTAGCCGCCGTTCAGCTGGTAGTCGCGCAGGAAAGCGGCCAGCGGCTCGTCCACGCTCGCGACGACGCCGTCGTTCTGCAGCGTGACCTGGTCGATCAGGGACTGGTCGGCCCACTGCGGGTAGGTGAGCTGGAACTGCCAGCGGTCCAGCGGGACGTCGGTCGGGTCCTGCTCGCGGGTCCAGGCGAAGCTCTTGGCGAAGTCGTCCAGGACCGCGCCCGCGACGTCGCCGGGCTGGGCCTTGAGCACCTCGATCGCGAACCGGTGCGCGAGCGCCGCCTTGTCCGCGCCGGGCGGCAGCGGGCCGGGCCAGTTCGGGTCGAGGTCGGCGTGGGTGTAGTTGTCCACGAGCCGCGTCTCGCGCGGTTCGGCCGGGCAGAACACCTGCAGCTCCGGCGCCAGGTGCAGGTTCGCGCAGTCGGCGACGGCGGCGGTGCGGCCGTAGAGCATGTTCCCCGACGGCCCGGTCAGGCCCCACTTGCCGGTCTCGGAGTGCAGCCGCGCGGAGTAGGGCACGACCACGACGAGGATCCCCAGCAGGCCGGCACCCGCGCGGCGCCAGCCCGCCCAGTACCGCCACGCGCCCCCGGCGACGACCAGGTAGACCAGCAGCGGCAGGGCCAGCGAGATGCCGATCAGCCGCACGAGCACGGCGAAGCCGACGAGCAGCCCCGCGATCCCGGCACGCTTCCAGCCGGGGGCCCCGCGCCCGAGCAGCACCCACAGCAGCCCGAGCAGCACCGCCTCGAAAACGACCTCGGACATGATGTTCTGCTCGATCTGCAGCTGGTAGGCGTCGAGCAGCACCGGGGCCGCGGCGAGCGCGCCGACCCACGGGCGGCCGCCGAGGCGCAGCACGAGCGCGTAGACGCCGATCGCGATCAGCAGGCCGCCGGCGTGCTGCACCGCCGCGACCCACGCCAGGCCGCCGACTGCCAGTAGCGACCGCAGCACCAGGTCGTAGCCGATCGGGTCGAGCTGGTCGGCGCGCAGTGCGTGCAGGTTGTCGATGTAGCGGAACGAGTCGATGTAGAGCAGGGCCGGCCGGTAGGCGAGCCAGGTGAGTACCCGCAGGACGATCGCGGGGATCAGCAGCAGGAGCAGAAGCCAGTGGCGGCGGAGGAAACCGGACACGCCCGCGGTCACTCCGTCGCGTTCGGACGCTCGAGACCGGAGAAGTACTTCCACGCCGTGGCGAGCCCGTCGGTCAGCGACATCGACGGCCGGTAGCCGATCGTCTCCGCGCTGCCCGAGACGTCGACGACCACCGCGGGCATCTCCCCCGCCGGCGCGTCGACGTGCTCCACCGGCAGCTCCGCGCCGGTCACCTCGCGCACGGCTTCGACCATCTCCAGCACCGAAACCGACTTCCCGGCGCCGACGATCGCGGTGCCGGAGTAGCCGCTGTCGACGGCCAGGGTGATCGCGTGGACGACGTCGTCGACGTGCACGAGGTCGCGACGCTGCTGCCCGTCGCCGTAGACGCGGACGCCGGTGCCGTTCAGCGCCGCGCGCATCATCCGCGG is a window from the Amycolatopsis sp. NBC_00355 genome containing:
- a CDS encoding NAD-dependent epimerase/dehydratase family protein, producing the protein MRVLVLGGDGYLGWPTALHLSDKGHEVAVLDNMARRGYDVELGVESLVPIESLTDRIAAWEEVSGRRITSYEGDLLDADFLFDAVRDFAPDAVVHYAEQRSAPYSMIDREHAVYTQHNNVVGNLNLLYAIAEIDPSIHLVKLGTMGEYGTPNVDIEEGWLDLEHNGRKDRVLFPKRPGSFYHLTKVHDSHNIEFTCRAWGLRATDLNQGVVYGQRTPQTALDPRLATRFDYDAVFGTVLNRFVIQAVLGQPLTVYGKGAQTRGLIDIRDTVECIRLAVENPAEAGEFRVFNQMTESMSVAAIADLVAERFPGPVQIEQLENPRTEAPEHYYNVKHTGLVGLGLEPHLLSDTLIESMFDIVGANKHRVNMDKLRPTVRWRGALKS
- a CDS encoding helix-turn-helix domain-containing protein; the encoded protein is MTTSVQAAARQRPVGELLREWRDRRRISQLELAISADISTRHLSFVETGRSKPSRDMVLRLGEHLDVPLRERNRLLLAAGFAPAYTESALGDPEMSAVRQAVRQLLTGHEPYPAAVVDRNWNLVDANAATGLFVGGLAPELTTNVLRATLHPQGMAPHIRNLGEWRAHLLGRLRRQVGQTADAGLADLLAELRGYPCDQPVPEVEVPGPGDIFVPLVFRHEGTDLTFFSTVSTFGTPLDVTVAELVIESFFPADPATAAYLRERAARVG
- a CDS encoding GtrA family protein, whose amino-acid sequence is MTTVTGDVRQRTAETPTRRRGWARLGRAAVTSVAATVLSQVVLLAVLAGGGVPVLASTLAWAAGAVLNFVVTRRWVWGRTGRPRVRRELLPYLAVIGLGGLASVGLTTLAGSLLTPLNLPHVWWVVLVDGAYVASYALVFVVKFTLLDRLVFGRDAARAPAPTSAP
- a CDS encoding nuclear transport factor 2 family protein codes for the protein MTDVRTIVEQYIAVWNETDSGKRRALIADVFTDGAGYTDPLGAVRGHDGIDRFVAGAQAQFGGLTFSLPAEPDAHHDLARFQWYLGTPGAEPVAIGFDVVELEDGKIADVHGFLDKMPG
- a CDS encoding glycosyltransferase family 2 protein encodes the protein MSGFLRRHWLLLLLLIPAIVLRVLTWLAYRPALLYIDSFRYIDNLHALRADQLDPIGYDLVLRSLLAVGGLAWVAAVQHAGGLLIAIGVYALVLRLGGRPWVGALAAAPVLLDAYQLQIEQNIMSEVVFEAVLLGLLWVLLGRGAPGWKRAGIAGLLVGFAVLVRLIGISLALPLLVYLVVAGGAWRYWAGWRRAGAGLLGILVVVVPYSARLHSETGKWGLTGPSGNMLYGRTAAVADCANLHLAPELQVFCPAEPRETRLVDNYTHADLDPNWPGPLPPGADKAALAHRFAIEVLKAQPGDVAGAVLDDFAKSFAWTREQDPTDVPLDRWQFQLTYPQWADQSLIDQVTLQNDGVVASVDEPLAAFLRDYQLNGGYVPGAVFGIGALLGLLTVFRRKRPLDAARAGALLAASSGLILLFASAVFLFSWRYQIPALVLLPVAGALGFTTLTSASRKRLGAFPDDVDTGALDDFRGRHPDLRMSSLVVVIAAYNEAGGIGGVLEKMPDECLGLPVDVLVVVDGGTDDTAAIAEDHGAYVCVAPRNRGQGAALRLGYHLAAESGAEYIVTTDADGQYDNSELEALVGPVVDGTADFVTGSRRLGHEEADSRVRWLGVRVFAVLASVLTRRRITDTSFGFRAMRAELACSVPLHEPQYQSSELMLGITARGSRVVELPMSMRLRKAGKSKKGGSLVYGANYARVMTGTWWRGYVLRRGRTSRGVKTSA